A genomic segment from Pleurodeles waltl isolate 20211129_DDA chromosome 9, aPleWal1.hap1.20221129, whole genome shotgun sequence encodes:
- the LOC138259759 gene encoding histone H2A type 2-C-like: MSGHGRQGGKACATAKTHSSQAGLQFPVGCVHRLLRKGSYAEQVSTVAPVYLAAVMEYLTAEILKLASIVAQDNKKTHIIPRHLQLTICNNKELNKLLGRVTIAQGGILPNIQAVLLPKKTKSHKAGGKASK; encoded by the coding sequence ATGTCTGGACATGGAAGGCAAGGAGGCAAGGCCTGTGCTACGGCCAAGACACACTCTTCCCAAGCTGGACTGCAGTTCCCAGTGGGCTGTGTGCACAGGCTGCTACGAAAGGGAAGCTATGCTGAGCAGGTCAGCACAGTTGCCCCTGTCTATCTGGCTGCAGTCATGGAGTACCTGACTGCTGAGATCCTCAAGTTGGCTAGCATTGTGGCTCAAGACAACAAGAAGACCCACATCATCCCCAGGCACCTCCAGCTCACCATCTGCAACAACAAGGAGCTCAACAAGCTACTGGGCAGAGTTACCATTGCCCAGGGAGGCATTTTGCCAAACATCCAGGCCGTGCTGCTGCCCAAGAAAACCAAGAGCCACAAGGCAGGGGGCAAAGCAAGCAAGTGA